Proteins from one Xenorhabdus griffiniae genomic window:
- a CDS encoding autotransporter outer membrane beta-barrel domain-containing protein has protein sequence MKIYERIVFRIALRVVLFISGMNVNAIAVASSCGPSISDAETEPCNLSSGDNLIINKGASINAPKGPVNESDPYGLKYSAVNVGDNSNLASKTLVDYIENNGTLQGSSGVTVTYTGSVEKLLNHGTISGDESGAVWVSGQINTLDNDGSINASNDSSSLNAIQIQSATGPSDDGKYGFIDTIKNREKGSLCKGMSHCTPSIDGISVYTATLKTLDNYGILKSQKNNILSNLATFDINDGSNVGTFNNDGTVTGLYHGVLIRGGGYLENLNNNSGSKGITADQDAIQVTGQGRAELDVNPQIRPSKIKQITNASLLYGKKNGIHIDDKGVVDTITNLDGGVIKGDQFSIKNNGTITNDIHNSGAIDGNVELGSARLYMSGPNVTLKGNVSGAKNSVVTIGAKGATTGNLDLTYTHDMNIGTVNILSGSTLRLGDGHNTGSITSNVDNAGSLYFNRNNKVTYNHIISGAGSVHQVGSGTTILTETNTYTGETKIESGTLQLGDKGTAGSLDNTSKVTIGQSGVLAFDRTNPILFAADIEGAGFLHQQGTGDLTLTGNVTTGKPITVTSGKLRFGDDNTIGKLSLAGIDNKGAVVVAGTKNSVVTLDGEISGTGTLEIAGGKAIITSDSNYSGQTSIGNGATLQLGHGGTTGNLTKSDILNKGTLALNLSGTSNFEGVISGSGHIDKIGAGVTRLSSDSSAFTGSTHVEKGTLIVDGQLGTTTSTFNVKNGGTVNGTGIVGGKTTIESGGHLTGKQGDTLTFSKDLILNSGANVDISLGAKDVSAPALFDVHGDLTLAGTLNVTDLGGLAAGEYDIFHYGGTLIDNGMTFTGGKPDSFSLGTNRNHEVHLINTGGMILNYWDGGDISKHNNNAIDGGDGIWQIGGNDNWTSKTGNSNASWKGTDQFAIFSGTAGTVQVDNSGGNVTVNGMQFSADGYKITGGSLILENDKTGSAKIRVGTGNKSTAGRVATIESTLTGSATLETTDDGTLVLKGENKYTGGTTVTRGVLQIGDGGTQGSISGDVVTGSKGTLAFDRADAVTFGGNITGEGKLIQNGKGTLALTGTNAHSGGTTVTQGVLQIGDGGTQGSISGDVVTGSKGTLAFDRADAVTFGGNITGEGKLIQKGKGTLALTGTNIHSGGTVIRHGILQIGDGHSSGTLTGLVESGVGTKLVFNRADQMAFSGSLKGQGQMVQAGNGTTLLTGINNYTGTTEVQKGTLRQGSERAFSADSSYTIGQHGKLDMGGFNTTIFALNNSGTVLAGGDDKAVGRTLVIAGNYSGNNGIVSLSTVLEGDNSKTDRLVVNGNTSGTTHLVIKNVGGAGAPTTEGIKVVDVKGTSDGIFSLVGDYSYKGEQAVVIGAYAYRLHKNGIDNLDGNWYLRSSLTSQKPNPDPLPKPQQLYHAGVSVYEAYGRVLQTLNMPESLHGRVGGREDKLRGVNSFRTTADEDSADDSTNPSLPSGTWGRMAASYGRLSPRITTSGAGDITYNMARAQIGIDGRLYENDHGSVVGGGFLQYSNINANVDSVHGEGKIRANGYTIGVTGTWYGNNGFYLDGLTQLTYFENDLDSKTASRQLGNNKSALGYALGLEAGQRFDLTPKWSLTPQVQLVYSAINMNDFYDTFGAKVRFDQSRNVKLRIGATIDYSQKWSEDQGKAEKAANLYGLFNLRQELLGRNDAVDVANVAFHGGNDRTWAETGIGGSYNWNDGNSFIYGQTSVNTSLNNFDSYELSAKIGLRMTW, from the coding sequence ATGAAGATATACGAACGCATTGTATTCCGAATAGCCCTTAGAGTGGTTTTATTTATTTCTGGAATGAACGTTAATGCAATAGCGGTTGCATCATCATGTGGTCCTTCAATTTCCGATGCTGAGACAGAACCCTGTAATCTGTCAAGTGGTGATAATCTTATTATCAATAAAGGTGCATCGATTAATGCCCCTAAAGGGCCAGTAAATGAATCTGATCCTTACGGTCTAAAATACAGTGCAGTTAATGTCGGCGATAACAGTAATCTGGCATCAAAAACTTTAGTTGATTACATTGAGAATAATGGAACTTTGCAGGGATCTAGTGGAGTCACAGTAACTTACACTGGTTCTGTTGAAAAGCTACTCAATCACGGAACAATAAGTGGAGACGAGTCCGGAGCCGTTTGGGTTTCTGGTCAAATAAACACGTTAGATAATGATGGTTCAATTAATGCCAGCAATGACTCTAGCTCATTGAATGCAATACAAATACAATCTGCGACTGGCCCATCTGATGATGGTAAATATGGATTCATAGATACCATCAAAAATCGGGAGAAAGGATCATTATGTAAAGGAATGTCGCATTGTACGCCATCTATTGATGGAATATCTGTTTATACTGCAACACTTAAGACACTTGATAATTATGGGATACTGAAATCTCAGAAAAATAACATTCTATCTAATCTCGCAACGTTTGATATCAATGATGGCAGTAATGTTGGCACTTTCAATAATGATGGGACAGTAACTGGCCTCTATCACGGCGTTCTGATTCGAGGTGGGGGATACCTAGAAAATCTGAATAATAACTCCGGGAGTAAAGGGATCACGGCTGACCAGGACGCAATTCAGGTCACTGGGCAGGGCAGGGCTGAATTGGATGTTAATCCCCAGATCAGGCCGTCTAAAATTAAACAAATTACCAATGCTTCCTTGTTATACGGAAAGAAGAATGGAATTCATATCGACGATAAAGGCGTTGTTGATACCATCACGAATTTGGACGGAGGTGTAATAAAGGGAGACCAATTCTCTATAAAGAATAATGGCACTATTACTAACGATATTCATAATTCAGGCGCAATTGATGGCAATGTCGAGCTTGGCAGTGCCCGCCTTTATATGTCTGGTCCAAATGTAACCCTAAAGGGCAATGTGTCCGGGGCGAAAAATTCAGTGGTCACCATCGGGGCAAAAGGTGCTACAACAGGAAATCTGGATCTTACCTATACCCATGACATGAATATTGGTACGGTCAATATATTATCCGGCAGCACGTTACGTTTGGGTGACGGACATAACACGGGAAGCATCACCAGTAACGTGGATAATGCAGGAAGCCTTTATTTCAACCGAAACAATAAAGTGACCTATAACCACATTATTAGTGGAGCAGGTTCAGTTCACCAAGTGGGTAGTGGCACAACTATTTTGACAGAGACGAATACTTATACCGGTGAGACAAAAATCGAATCGGGTACTTTGCAACTTGGTGATAAAGGAACAGCGGGAAGCCTTGATAATACTTCCAAAGTGACAATCGGGCAGAGCGGTGTACTGGCCTTCGATCGAACAAATCCCATCCTCTTTGCCGCTGATATTGAAGGCGCCGGTTTCCTTCACCAACAGGGCACCGGTGATTTGACTTTGACCGGTAATGTGACTACGGGTAAACCAATCACAGTGACATCAGGCAAACTGCGGTTTGGTGATGACAACACTATAGGCAAACTCTCGCTCGCCGGAATCGACAACAAAGGCGCGGTTGTCGTTGCCGGTACGAAGAACAGTGTGGTGACACTCGATGGTGAGATAAGCGGGACAGGCACTTTGGAGATCGCCGGCGGCAAAGCTATCATAACCAGTGACAGCAACTACTCGGGCCAGACTAGCATTGGCAATGGCGCAACGTTACAGCTCGGTCATGGTGGAACGACCGGAAACCTGACCAAAAGCGATATCTTAAACAAAGGCACTCTGGCACTCAATCTGAGTGGAACAAGCAACTTTGAGGGTGTTATTTCTGGAAGTGGTCATATTGATAAAATTGGCGCTGGCGTAACGAGGCTCAGTTCAGATTCCTCGGCTTTTACAGGATCAACGCATGTTGAAAAGGGAACTCTTATCGTTGATGGACAGCTAGGCACAACAACTTCGACTTTCAATGTTAAAAATGGAGGGACTGTTAATGGCACAGGCATAGTTGGGGGTAAAACAACGATTGAAAGCGGCGGTCACCTTACAGGCAAACAAGGTGATACTCTGACATTTAGCAAAGATCTTATTCTCAATAGCGGCGCAAATGTGGATATTTCGCTTGGGGCAAAGGATGTCTCCGCGCCGGCATTATTTGATGTTCATGGTGATCTGACATTGGCAGGAACACTTAATGTCACGGATCTTGGCGGATTAGCAGCAGGTGAATACGATATATTTCACTATGGCGGCACCTTAATCGATAACGGAATGACGTTCACTGGCGGAAAACCGGACTCATTCTCTCTCGGTACAAATAGAAACCATGAAGTCCATCTCATCAATACTGGCGGCATGATCCTGAACTATTGGGATGGTGGTGACATCAGTAAACACAACAATAATGCCATTGATGGTGGTGATGGTATTTGGCAGATAGGTGGAAATGATAACTGGACGTCAAAAACAGGCAATTCCAATGCCAGTTGGAAAGGCACTGACCAGTTTGCCATTTTCTCAGGGACCGCAGGGACTGTGCAGGTAGATAATAGCGGCGGCAATGTCACTGTAAATGGTATGCAGTTTAGCGCCGATGGCTATAAAATCACTGGCGGTTCTCTGATCTTAGAGAATGATAAAACAGGCAGCGCCAAAATTCGTGTTGGAACGGGTAATAAGTCAACTGCTGGTAGGGTTGCCACGATTGAATCAACCCTGACAGGGTCGGCTACACTTGAGACAACGGATGACGGGACGTTGGTTTTGAAAGGTGAGAATAAGTATACCGGCGGCACGACAGTGACGCGGGGTGTCCTCCAGATAGGGGACGGTGGTACCCAGGGCAGTATTTCCGGTGATGTGGTCACAGGCAGTAAAGGGACGCTGGCTTTTGACCGCGCAGATGCTGTGACATTTGGCGGCAATATTACTGGCGAAGGCAAACTTATTCAAAACGGTAAAGGGACGCTGGCGCTTACCGGCACGAATGCTCATTCAGGCGGCACGACAGTGACGCAGGGTGTCCTCCAGATAGGTGATGGCGGCACCCAGGGCAGTATTTCCGGTGATGTGGTCACAGGCAGTAAAGGGACGCTGGCTTTTGACCGCGCAGATGCTGTGACATTTGGCGGCAATATCACCGGCGAAGGCAAACTTATTCAAAAGGGTAAAGGGACGCTGGCGCTTACCGGCACGAATATCCATTCTGGTGGTACAGTAATTCGTCATGGCATTTTGCAAATCGGTGATGGACATAGCAGCGGAACCCTTACCGGATTGGTCGAAAGTGGGGTCGGTACGAAACTGGTTTTCAACCGTGCTGATCAAATGGCATTTTCCGGTTCCCTAAAAGGGCAAGGGCAAATGGTGCAGGCGGGTAACGGTACAACCCTTCTGACCGGCATTAACAACTATACAGGCACGACGGAAGTACAGAAAGGGACGCTTCGCCAAGGATCGGAAAGGGCTTTCAGTGCAGATTCGTCTTATACAATCGGGCAACATGGTAAGCTTGATATGGGCGGATTTAATACGACTATTTTCGCTTTGAATAACAGTGGCACAGTCTTGGCTGGTGGAGATGACAAAGCCGTAGGGCGTACACTGGTGATCGCAGGTAACTATAGCGGTAATAACGGTATAGTGAGTTTATCGACCGTGTTGGAAGGAGATAACTCAAAGACTGACAGACTGGTGGTGAACGGTAATACATCTGGCACAACTCATCTCGTTATCAAAAATGTCGGCGGCGCGGGGGCACCGACGACTGAAGGCATCAAGGTTGTTGATGTGAAAGGCACGTCGGATGGCATTTTCAGTTTGGTTGGTGATTATAGTTATAAGGGAGAGCAAGCCGTTGTGATCGGTGCCTATGCTTACCGGCTTCATAAGAATGGTATTGATAATTTGGATGGAAATTGGTATCTGCGCTCGTCGCTGACCAGTCAAAAACCCAACCCAGATCCTCTACCAAAGCCACAACAACTCTATCATGCTGGCGTTAGCGTTTACGAGGCTTATGGACGAGTTTTACAGACCCTGAATATGCCTGAGTCTTTGCATGGACGAGTTGGCGGGCGTGAGGACAAACTGCGGGGTGTGAATAGCTTCAGAACCACTGCTGACGAGGATAGCGCAGATGATAGCACAAACCCATCATTGCCCAGTGGCACATGGGGACGGATGGCAGCTTCTTACGGCAGATTATCACCCCGTATCACCACATCTGGAGCTGGCGATATCACCTATAACATGGCTCGTGCTCAAATCGGCATAGACGGCCGCTTGTATGAAAATGACCACGGCTCAGTGGTTGGTGGTGGTTTCCTGCAATATTCGAATATTAATGCAAACGTGGACTCCGTGCATGGTGAAGGTAAAATCCGTGCGAATGGTTACACGATAGGTGTGACAGGTACATGGTATGGCAATAATGGGTTTTATCTGGATGGCTTAACGCAGCTTACCTACTTTGAAAATGACTTGGATTCAAAGACGGCCAGTCGGCAACTGGGGAATAATAAGTCCGCTCTGGGCTATGCATTGGGTCTGGAAGCAGGGCAACGGTTTGATTTGACCCCAAAATGGTCGCTGACTCCGCAAGTACAGCTTGTGTATTCTGCCATCAATATGAATGACTTCTATGATACATTTGGAGCCAAAGTCCGCTTTGATCAAAGTAGGAACGTGAAATTGCGCATAGGTGCGACGATAGACTACAGCCAAAAGTGGAGCGAAGATCAGGGCAAGGCTGAAAAAGCCGCTAATCTTTACGGCCTGTTCAATCTTCGCCAAGAGCTGCTGGGGCGTAATGATGCGGTTGATGTTGCAAATGTTGCCTTTCACGGGGGGAATGACCGCACTTGGGCTGAGACAGGTATCGGGGGTTCCTACAATTGGAATGATGGAAATTCTTTCATCTATGGTCAGACTTCCGTCAACACCAGCCTGAATAATTTTGACAGCTATGAACTGAGTGCGAAAATTGGGCTAAGGATGACGTGGTAA
- the ltrA gene encoding group II intron reverse transcriptase/maturase, with the protein MIAKALNTAFEKVRVLQRKLYLAAKADPKRKFGVLYDKVCSGRVLVMAWTQVKANKGSSGIDRLTIDKIETEIGVGNFLQDIQKKLVQKKYSPQPVRRVYIPKPDGKERPLGIPVIEDRVVQAAVKIVIEPLFEASFKDFSYGFRPRRNAQQALREIYKWLNFKCYWVVDADLKSYFDTIPHDKLLLSVRTRVIDRSVVKLIEMWLKAGVMEEGNLKAGIAGTPQGGVISPLLANLYLHWLDHIWEKEGFNQREHDAHLVRYADDFVILCKKAPRFYLAQACKVLDRLGLTLNTEKTKVVHAIKSPFDFLGHRFAVQPSKRDGKLRTYYYPSPEAMKRVKRKIREVTRKGQHRDLPELIRTEINPILRGWGNYFKTCNSRMHFKSIANYTIWTLCIMLRKKHKKRTKGWRDHPPSWFYKYHGLFKLYSLSINGNEVSRYARLVTS; encoded by the coding sequence GTGATTGCGAAAGCTCTAAACACGGCATTTGAAAAGGTACGAGTACTGCAACGCAAGCTATACCTGGCAGCCAAGGCGGATCCAAAACGTAAATTTGGTGTTCTGTATGACAAGGTATGTAGTGGTCGTGTGCTTGTTATGGCATGGACGCAGGTTAAAGCCAATAAAGGTTCTTCAGGAATTGACAGGTTAACAATCGATAAGATTGAAACTGAAATTGGTGTAGGTAACTTTCTGCAAGACATCCAGAAGAAGCTAGTTCAAAAGAAGTACTCTCCTCAACCGGTGCGTAGGGTTTACATTCCTAAACCGGATGGAAAGGAAAGACCACTGGGCATACCTGTTATTGAAGATCGTGTAGTTCAGGCAGCAGTAAAGATAGTCATAGAACCGCTTTTCGAAGCGAGTTTTAAAGATTTTTCATATGGCTTTCGGCCTCGCAGAAATGCGCAGCAGGCGCTGAGAGAAATCTATAAGTGGCTAAATTTTAAATGTTACTGGGTGGTAGATGCTGATTTGAAGTCTTATTTTGACACTATCCCCCATGATAAATTGTTGTTATCGGTGAGAACCAGAGTCATAGATCGCTCAGTTGTGAAACTGATTGAAATGTGGCTGAAAGCTGGAGTAATGGAAGAGGGAAACCTGAAAGCGGGGATAGCAGGAACTCCACAAGGAGGCGTGATATCTCCACTACTGGCTAATCTTTACCTGCACTGGCTGGATCATATCTGGGAAAAAGAGGGATTCAATCAGCGTGAGCATGACGCTCATCTTGTTCGTTATGCCGATGACTTTGTCATTTTGTGTAAGAAAGCACCGAGGTTTTATCTGGCTCAAGCCTGTAAGGTACTTGATCGGCTTGGATTGACGCTAAATACCGAAAAGACGAAAGTCGTTCATGCAATAAAGTCACCGTTTGACTTTCTGGGGCACAGGTTTGCAGTGCAGCCGTCCAAAAGGGATGGAAAATTGAGAACCTATTACTACCCCTCACCAGAAGCGATGAAAAGAGTAAAGCGAAAGATTCGTGAAGTGACACGAAAAGGTCAGCATCGGGATCTTCCGGAGCTAATCAGAACAGAAATAAACCCAATCCTTAGAGGGTGGGGTAATTATTTCAAGACGTGCAACTCCCGGATGCATTTCAAAAGCATCGCAAATTACACGATATGGACACTCTGTATTATGTTGAGGAAGAAGCACAAGAAGCGAACTAAAGGATGGAGGGACCATCCGCCGAGCTGGTTCTACAAGTATCACGGGTTATTTAAGTTGTATAGTCTGTCGATAAACGGAAACGAAGTCAGTCGGTATGCTCGCCTTGTAACGTCGTAA
- a CDS encoding MFS transporter, whose product MPVAILALAIATFGIATTEFIVAGLLPEIATEFSLSIPTAGYMVTSYALGVFVGAPVLIILGGSIERKKMLSLLMILFIIGNALTAFSPTFSLAIIGRIVASLTHGAFMGIGAIIAAELVPENKKTTAIAFMFSGMTLANLVGIPLGTWIGKAISWRVTFAIITVIGMIALVGILKLLPKFDQKAPASIKKELQAFTNIHVLLAMGITVLGPAAFFTTITYIAPLMINIAGFSESAITWLLLVLGLGFFFGNIVGGKLADKAMMPLLYWTLGLQSLTLFIFWLYGDNQFIACLSLFLMAALGFATVSPIQRLVMDKAQEAGAPNLVSSVNIGFFNLGNAVGAWLGGVIIASHYGYTSLNLAGGLLAALALLFAVISGLLDGKRTLNVEKNQS is encoded by the coding sequence ATGCCTGTAGCTATTTTGGCTCTAGCCATAGCGACATTTGGGATCGCTACAACCGAATTCATTGTCGCTGGTTTACTGCCTGAAATCGCAACCGAATTTAGTCTTTCAATACCAACTGCGGGGTATATGGTAACCAGTTATGCGCTTGGTGTATTTGTTGGCGCGCCTGTGTTAATCATATTGGGGGGAAGTATAGAAAGGAAAAAGATGCTTTCCCTGTTAATGATCTTATTTATTATCGGAAATGCACTGACTGCCTTTTCTCCGACATTTTCTCTGGCAATTATTGGCCGGATTGTGGCCTCCTTAACACATGGCGCTTTTATGGGAATAGGGGCGATTATTGCTGCTGAACTCGTGCCAGAAAATAAAAAAACCACCGCGATCGCCTTTATGTTTAGTGGAATGACACTGGCGAATTTAGTTGGAATACCGCTTGGAACATGGATAGGAAAAGCGATTTCCTGGCGCGTCACTTTTGCAATCATTACCGTTATTGGCATGATCGCATTAGTTGGAATTTTGAAGTTATTACCTAAGTTCGATCAAAAAGCGCCTGCCAGTATTAAAAAAGAATTGCAGGCGTTCACCAATATCCATGTTCTTTTAGCCATGGGGATCACTGTCTTAGGCCCCGCTGCATTTTTTACAACGATTACCTATATTGCACCATTAATGATCAATATTGCAGGATTCTCTGAAAGCGCAATAACATGGCTCCTGCTGGTATTGGGGCTAGGGTTTTTCTTTGGCAATATTGTCGGCGGAAAACTTGCAGATAAAGCGATGATGCCATTGTTGTATTGGACATTAGGACTACAATCCTTAACTCTATTTATTTTCTGGCTTTATGGTGACAATCAGTTTATTGCGTGTTTGAGCCTATTTTTAATGGCAGCATTGGGCTTTGCCACCGTATCGCCAATCCAGCGTTTGGTGATGGATAAAGCTCAGGAGGCTGGTGCACCTAATCTTGTCTCCTCTGTCAATATTGGATTCTTTAATCTGGGTAATGCAGTTGGGGCATGGTTGGGGGGTGTAATTATCGCCTCTCATTATGGCTATACTTCCCTTAATCTGGCAGGGGGGTTATTAGCCGCTCTGGCATTGTTATTCGCTGTCATTTCAGGTTTGCTTGATGGTAAAAGAACTTTGAATGTTGAAAAAAACCAATCATAA
- a CDS encoding YegP family protein: MATGHYDLKKAKNGQFYFNLVAANGEIILSSEMYTTKAAANKGIHSVQVNSPDKTRHEVKKNKSGKPYFVLKARNHQIIAISEIHTNEANMKKCIQSVMKIGPTESIRDLTKQN; this comes from the coding sequence ATGGCTACTGGGCATTATGATCTTAAGAAAGCAAAGAACGGGCAATTTTATTTCAATCTGGTGGCGGCAAACGGTGAGATTATTCTGAGCAGTGAAATGTATACCACCAAAGCTGCTGCCAATAAAGGCATTCACTCTGTGCAAGTTAATTCTCCCGATAAAACTCGCCATGAAGTGAAAAAAAACAAATCGGGCAAACCTTACTTTGTCCTGAAAGCCCGGAATCATCAAATTATTGCTATCAGTGAAATTCATACCAATGAAGCAAACATGAAGAAATGTATACAATCTGTCATGAAAATCGGTCCAACA